In Drosophila miranda strain MSH22 chromosome XR, D.miranda_PacBio2.1, whole genome shotgun sequence, the genomic window TTTTCTTCTGCCTTGTTGAGGCGTCGACTGATGTATGCGATGACCCGCTCTttcccttcgatctcttgggtgaggaccgcGCCTACTCCAAGGTTGCTTGCGTCCGTCTGCAGGGAAAATTTGACGTTGAAGTCTGGGCAGGCGAGTACCGGTGCGGTGGTAAGCAGTGTTTTCAGCTCGTCGAAGGCGTCTTGTTGTTCTTGACCCCATGTCCATGCTTTCCCTTtcttcagcagcagtgacattggttggactacggtggcaaagtttGGGACAAATCTGCGGTACCACCCGGCCATGCCTACGCATTGTCGTAGCTCCTTCAGGTTGGTCGGCGGCCTCAGATCCTTTACGGCTGCGATTTTGTCGGGGTCCGTGTGGATACCTTCTTCGCTGATGAtgtggcccaggtattttatTCGGCGTTGGAAGAAGGCGCACTTGTCCGTGTTGACCCGTAGGTTTGCCTTCCGCAGTCGTGCGAAAACTTCTTTCACGTTGTTCAGGTGTTCCTGGAAGCTTttcccgacgatgacgatgtcgtcgAGATATGCGAACGCGAATGGTTCCATGTCTGCGCCGATAACGGCGTCGAGGGTCCGTTGAAACGTGGCTCCCGCGGAGTGTAAACCGAAAGGCATTactttccattggtataaTCCTCGGCCGGGTATCGTGAATGCCGTGGCTTCCCGGCTGTCGCGGGCCATtggtatctgccaataccCGTTTTTCAGGTCTAGGGTCGTGATGAAGTGGGCATTTCGGAGTCGCTCTAGTATGTAGTTGATCCTGGGCAGCGGGTACGCGTCCGGGATGGAACGCTCGTTTAGCTGCCGATAATCTACACACATGCGCCATCTCCCGTCCTTTTTGCGGACCAGGACGATTGGCGCGCTGTGGGGGCTCCGGGATGGTTCGATTAGGTCCTCAGCTATCAGTTGGTCCTGTTCATCGATGATCCGCCGCATGGCTGGGTTTTTCGGGTAGTACCGTTGTTTTATGGGTCGGTTGTCCCTCATGACGATGGTGTGTTCCGTTAGGCCCGTCGTCCCTCGGAGGCCCGCGAGTGTTGGCAGTTCCTCGTCTAGGAATTTCCGTATTTTCGGCGCGATGTCGGGAGGCCATGGGTCGGAGAttcgttccgaatcgtcctcGGGTGGGTCGTCGATTCCTGGTTCGCAAGTGTGGTCGGGGTTCTCGGGGAGTattgttgtgtcgaatgcgCTTGGTGGTTCGACTTCGCGAGTGTATTCGCTTATGCTGGCGACGATGGCGGGTGCCTCGATCATGAGTAGGGGGCTCGTGTGTGTCCTGGGGAGTGCTTGCGCGACGTTGTACTCAGCGTGATGTACGAACGTGCGGGTCTCGATGGCGATTGTAGCGTTTGACCGACGGCTAGTTTGGGCGGTGAGGTTCACCGACATGGCTCCAGGCGTGGTGCTGGGCCGCATGTCGGCGCCGTACGAGGTGTTGCCCGGGAGGCGTTCCATGATGTCGGGGACGATCGATGGTGCGTCGGCTCCAGGTGCGTCGGGGTTCCGATGGGTGCCTCGTGTGGCAGTGATCGCCTTTCCCGGTTCCTGCCTGAGAGGACGCGGGAGTAGCGGGTCGGTCGGTGTCGTAGGGGTCGTTTTCGCGTCGAGGGCGGTGTCGACGCGTTCGTGGGCCAGGGTGGCGGTCGGAGGTGGTACCTcgagcgcctggctgctgcgtgGCGGCTGTCGTTGCTGGGGCCGAATTGTCTTCTGGAGGGGCGTCCTGTGTTCCTTTCCCTTCGTTGGTGGAACCGCGTCGGTGCCCTCGGGAGACCGGCTCGCTTTCttcgtggctttgcttagtttAGGGTGCCTCGTCGTGGCCACGGGTTCTGTGTTCCTTGTTCCTTGTGCTCTTGTCTCGTGTCGTGGCGGGGAATTCGTTGGCGGCGGAGGTCTCGAGTTCGTGGGTCCGGGGGCGTGTACTTGGCTAGCGGTGATCGTCGGCGTGTTTGGGGTGGGGCGTCGGGAGCCTTGGAGATGGAGGTGTGTGGCGCCACATTGTATTGTGGTTTCAATGGCGCACAGGAAATCCATCCCTATGATGGCTTGCTTTACCATATTGGGTAGTACCAAGAGTGGCATCTGTATCTCTTGTTCTTCTAGTTTGACGCGCGCTAGCAAGATCTGAGTTATCTCGCGAGCTGAGCCGTCGGCTAGGCGTATCGGGACGCAGGCAGCTCGCAGGTCGTTATCGCGGCCGAGTTTGCGGGCGAGGTCGGCGTTGATGAAGCTTCGGGACGCCCCGGTGTCGACCGTGGCTTCCGTGCGCCGTCCTCCGATGGTCACTCTCGCCATTATCCGGCCGTCATGTACTTGTAGCGGGCTCTTTAGTTTGTTGTCTGAGGAAGTGTCGTGCCCGGCTGTTCCCATGTCAGCTGGGGACGCGAGTCGTTTCCCGACGGGTCCCGGCGGCAACAGCCCACGGTGCGCGTTCCGCGCTTgccgcattcccaacagaagagGATCGATGGGTTGGTGCAGTCCCGAGAAACATGTCCAGCTTCTCCGCAGCGTTGACAGGCTGCATGCGGGTTGGCGATGGGGGTGGTAATCATTCGATGTGCCGCTTCCTGTGCTGGAGCGCCGGCTTGGTGCGGCTTCCTTGCGGGTTCCGAGGTGTCCCAGTGAGGTTTTCGGAATTGGGCCCGATTCGTCccgctttcgttttgttgtgccGTTGGCCGCGTGTACCTGGGTGGTTGTCGAGGGGGGATGATTGTCGCTGGTACGTTTCGTTCCTGGATACTCTCGAGCTCTGTGGCCAACCTTGTTAATTGCGTCAGACCTTGAATGGCTCGCCCACCGCTTGTTTGCGGTCCCTGATCTGGTCTTCCAATTGCTCGAAGTACCGGGGAGGCAGGAAAAAGGCtaggaattcctggcggaaaTCGGCCCAAGAGTCTCTGGAGTCGGCTGGTGCGGAACCAACGGTTGCCTCGGTCGGTGAGGAGCTCTGCCATGGCTCGCGGCACGTAGTTCATGTCTACCCCGTACGAGAGGGCACGCTCTTCCAGTAGTTCGACGAACGACAGTGGGTCGTCCTGCCCGTCGAACTGGATTCCCCACTTTCGGATCCGTTCCGCCATCTGTGCGGCGTGACTGTAGTAATGACCGTCCGTGGGGCCATTTCCTCCTGCTGTCGGCAAGATCCTTCTCATGGGCGAAGGCCTTGGCTCCGGGGGCGGGGGCTTCGGTAGATCTTCGACGGTTATCGATGTCGGTGAGGTGCTGGCTTTGCCCTCCATGACTCCTGGAACTTGTAGGCTGAGTTTGGGGTCCGTctttcgcttctctgttagtgCTGAGATGTCGGGCTGGGGCGATCTGGCTCGTCCTGGCGATCTGGCGTACTGCCGCTCGAGCTCTGCCAACCTGACCCAGGCATCGTGTTCGAGGGGCCCGGCGACTAGTTCGGCGAAATTtctccgcaaatcttccaagttaccctcgcggctgaatccgaattcctccgcgaaggactccagctcctctcggcggcgtttgtgTATCCAGCCGGTACTCACCCCTGGGTTGGCGACGAATTCTCAAGGGTAATACCCACTGGGCTGTTCCTTGTATGGGATTCCATCGCTTCGATTGTTACTCGAGTTGGCTGTTTCGCTGGGCTTGCGCTTTTCCTTCACTAGGGCACTGTGTCGAGCTTCGCGGCTGACGCTTCGAATTTCTTCTCGGGGGTGACGGCACTGTTCGcgtttctctgtcgctgtgtcgCGCTTTCGTCTGCTCGTTGCGCAACTCTTGCCGTTGGTATTGTGCGAGGTCGGGGTTTTCTTTGGGTTGTTCTCTTGTGTTCTTCTCTAGTGGCCGTGGGGTTTTATTCCACAAACGCTCGCTGACGCTCCCttgggtccctgctcgggcgccacttgtgatggacctatttcaggctgaggtaagctcagtcccgtccaggggtcaatccacaagaaatttgtagaaatgggatggaaccttaagggcggcggcctgtcgtagagaggtggatcggggctagaatgggcgtcgctcgtcgtgtatacgaaacgGCTGCGTAGACTCGGGGTGGGGTGGCGTCGGTGCCTCGACTAATtggggtgaacttacgcaatcggggGTTTTTACTTTGATAATTCGACACTTTTTTGTAATTCTTGGcggtttaaatgaacttattttaattggTCGCCAATGTCTTCTTgtgagttccgggtaccgcgtctgtactccggaccgggtctctgcgtaagttttTGGTACCACGTCCGTACTCtgagccgggtttctgcgtaagttgccctttggttctcgtcgccgtctttttataggcccgtattgctgggtcggcgggtttgacaaatgcacttccgcgtcggggtgcactttgccgttcttggtgatcgtcGCAGATTTTCACGGCGTcgactttcctccgtcgatgaacccggaagaccGCACTTGGCCGATGGCTTGGCCTGGAGTGGGGAAAGTTcgcgtgacctgatgtctttggtcatcgttatggagttggcgcgtgttgatcggtgGTTGCGTGCGGAGAGGGGGCGTTGGTTGTGAGGTGCGGTGCGATGCGCTCATTATAGGTcgggggacggattgtatcgaacccttttaggttcgttacaattttaatttcatttttatttaaattaatgtACATGAGATATTTTCTAGAACTTCAGCTGGTCAAGTAACTCTACTCAACCAATTAATAAATACTCTTTCGCAAGCTTTGAGCATAAACCATAAACAACATTGTGACATCTTTTTGTTTTTAGTCCTATCTGGAATATTTTATatcaatttaaaatttaaacaGGCCAAATCTAACATTATAAAAAGGACCAACAGACATTGGTCAATATTTTGCCAATTTGTTTGCCCAAAAGAGATTTATTGTCGCCAGAAGTCTTAACCGCAAAATCGAATCCAGGATCCCCCAGCAATTGTTCAATGCTAAATTAGcttacattttttttatataatatAATGTATTATAATTTCATGATACGTGTCATGACTGAAAAAGTTTCGACAGATTAATTGTGGAGCTAGGGTATTCCGATTATAATCGAAGTCTAAGTttcaaaaaaatataccgcAAAAAAATCTCAATTTTGAATTTGAAAGCTTAATATTTTCCAGACGGTAAGCTTAAACTACAAAGTGTTGGTTCCGATTTACAGCAGCGGTACACCTAGAAAGAACAAAAATTTTGAAACATTTGTAAGGCTCAAAATCTATCATAAACTGTCGGTTTGTTTCACAGCGGAAATGTGGTGTTGCGTATTGTAATAATTCATGTTAAGGCCACAAAAAAAACCACAGCATGATTACCTAATACTTAAAATTATTTCTTGAAATAGGTTTTGGACTTGCATACTCAACAAAATTTGGCGCTGATCAATATGATCATAGTTCAGCAAATGGTGACAGTAGCCATGGCGATCTATATTTAGGCACGGTTCCAATAAATAAGTCCGGACGTCAGGATTTGTTACAGCAGACACAACTGCGTTTGGCAGGCAAGACAGCTTATCTAGGAAACGATGAGGAATTTGATGAAAATAAGTTGGCAAAAAATTTTCCTAAAAATGGGGATAAACTTAGCTCCATTTCTGACTACGCACCATATCAAAACCACAAAGAGTACAACAAGGAAAGCGAACATGATGGCACAGGATTTTATGATCCCACCTTTACCTTGGAAACTGTTGTCCCACATAAAACAGGTAGTTCAGGCAACTTCAACACAGGCGATATTCCAAAGTTTCGCAATATTGGTGCGCAGAAAAGTAGGACTGAAGTAATTGGCTCACGGGAAGGTGATCGAAAAATTAATTCACGTGGTCGTGAAAGCTTTCTTGGTGGACCCAATAATAAACAGAAACCCTTTAGAGTAAATTTGGCAGTGCTTGTCCAGGATGATCCCAGTCAAATGGTTGAAACCGTTACCAGCTGTCAGAATCACAGTGATGGGTCTAGCGAGAATACCTGCAAAAATCATGAAGATATGGTCCCCAAATTGCAAATGGATTGTGAAAAAAGTGGCGTACACGTAATGTGTCCAAGAACTTTTCGATGTATCTTTAAGTACTGGCTTTGCGACGGCGATGATGATTGTGGTGATTACTCGGATGAAACACATTGCGGAGCATACACTAACTGTACGGATGATCAATTTCAGTGCCAGAACGGCTTTTGCATTCCACGAACATGGCTCTGCGATGGTGAAAATGATTGCAAAGACTTCTCAGACGAAATGCACTGTAATCGTTCTAGCTGTACTGAAGAGCATTTCACTTGCAATGACGGATATTGCATTTCATTGGCGTTTCGGTGTGATGGCGAGCGCGATTGCAATGATAACTCAGACGAGTTTAAATGTGCGGCAGTGATTAACATCTGCCCTGAAGGCGAATTTAAGTGTCGCGGTGGTTTGGGTGGCGCTGGAGGCCCTAGCGGACAATGTATACTCAATCGTTTTCGCTGTGATGGTGATAATGATTGCGGAGATTGGAGTGATGAAGAAAATTGCCCACAAAAACCATCATTGTGTACATCAAATGAATACAAATGCTCAGATGGAACGTGCATTCCAAAACGCTGGAAATGTGATAAAGAGCAGGATTGTGATGGAGGTGAAGATGAAAATGACTGTGGGTTAGTTGAGCATTCATTGACTTGCGGATCTGACGAGTTTTCCTGCAACAATGGACGCTGCATTCTGGTAACATATTATTTCTATGTAGTTTAatctgtatatatatactaaaGTTTGTAAATTTTATGCAATATCTTAGCGAACATGGCTTTGTGATGGATATGCAGACTGTTCTTCAGCTGAGGATGAGGTTGACTGCCATCTACAGTGCGACCCTGGGCAATTTTTATGTCCAACAAAGCAAAACGTCACTAACCTTAAGTCAGTAAAATTTAAAAACTATCTGCATTCATAGAATAATAGTTGATTGTAATCGTTTTCAGAATATGTGTGCatcaaaaacacgtctgcgaTGGCCATAGCGACTGCCCTTCTGGTGAAGATGAATTGAACTGTCCTGAGGAGCAGAGCTGTTTCGAACCTAAACAGTGTGAACAACTttgtataaaaacaaaaaaaggttCTGATGAGTGTGCCTGTCGACTTGGTTACCTTATGGATAAAAACAAAGTGAAGTAAGTGTTAAGGATACAAAATTTCGACCATATTTCTAAAGACAGTATTATTTGA contains:
- the LOC117186153 gene encoding low-density lipoprotein receptor-related protein 4-like isoform X5, yielding MYWIPFLFRSLGCFVWLCFGLAYSTKFGADQYDHSSANGDSSHGDLYLGTVPINKSGRQDLLQQTQLRLAGKTAYLGNDEEFDENKLAKNFPKNGDKLSSISDYAPYQNHKEYNKESEHDGTGFYDPTFTLETVVPHKTGSSGNFNTGDIPKFRNIGAQKSRTEVIGSREGDRKINSRGRESFLGGPNNKQKPFRVNLAVLVQDDPSQMVETVTSCQNHSDGSSENTCKNHEDMVPKLQMDCEKSGVHVMCPRTFRCIFKYWLCDGDDDCGDYSDETHCGAYTNCTDDQFQCQNGFCIPRTWLCDGENDCKDFSDEMHCNRSSCTEEHFTCNDGYCISLAFRCDGERDCNDNSDEFKCAAVINICPEGEFKCRGGLGGAGGPSGQCILNRFRCDGDNDCGDWSDEENCPQKPSLCTSNEYKCSDGTCIPKRWKCDKEQDCDGGEDENDCGLVEHSLTCGSDEFSCNNGRCILRTWLCDGYADCSSAEDEVDCHLQCDPGQFLCPTKQNVTNLKICVHQKHVCDGHSDCPSGEDELNCPEEQSCFEPKQCEQLCIKTKKGSDECACRLGYLMDKNKVNCTDIDECQYLTSPVCSQKCQNTLGSFICSCEMGYILRPDLRSCKALGGAMTLLVANRWDIRRVTLSNNRYTAVVKGLHNAIALDFHYRRALMFWSDVSTDVIKMVYMNGTRVRDVIKWGLESPGGIAVDWIHDLLFWTDSGTRRVEVSNFQGNLRTVIASNDLDKPRAIVIHPGEALAFWSDWGPNPKIERANMDGSQRQVIISNGVTWPNGLAIDYPNRKIYWADAKQHAIECSNLDGTDRIKILSTHLPHPFALTIFEDTMYWTDWNTKTVSAANKITGSEFRAVHENFHFPMDIHAYHPARQPEYPDRCQKDRRGMRGGCSHLCLPNQTSRRCGCPIGLSLKDDGKTCKSTADKLVLVARRKDIRLRQLKNNQAELSEVDMIVPLDNLKHAVALDWCSDTDFIYWTDVERSTINKAHINGSYQQRVVHSNLVSPVGLALDWITDKLYWTDPSTNRIEVATTNGKMRTLLIWEKLYKPRDIVVNPIGTFRKNSRNRIHACSGLTPNFNALS